The following are encoded together in the Terriglobia bacterium genome:
- a CDS encoding ketopantoate reductase family protein, which produces MRIAVMATGGLGGYYGALLAKNGHDVVFIARGAHLIAMRENGLAVRSVHGDLSIRPVQVTDDPRTIGPVDWVLFTVKTYDTEAAARAIQPILADDTAVVTFQNGVEAHEQIGAIIGMEHVLVAPVQIVSNAVAPGVIEQRSQFRLMTIGEACGGVTPRVRRLVAEFRDAGMEASATADVLTPLWHKFVFIASIAGLSSLARTEPYELLQLAEARATLHAAMEEVHATGEALGVRMDADIVERQYQFCLRLGPGQKASMHLDLEQGKRLEIDAMSGAIVRLGAVQGVPTPVHRTIYAGLKMMDERARRKTADAPGSR; this is translated from the coding sequence ATGAGAATCGCGGTGATGGCAACGGGCGGCCTGGGGGGCTACTACGGCGCCCTGCTCGCGAAGAACGGCCACGATGTGGTCTTTATCGCGCGCGGCGCTCATCTGATCGCGATGCGCGAAAACGGGCTGGCGGTCAGGAGTGTCCATGGCGATCTATCCATCAGGCCGGTGCAGGTCACGGACGATCCCAGGACGATAGGCCCCGTGGATTGGGTCCTGTTCACCGTGAAGACCTATGACACCGAAGCGGCTGCCCGGGCGATTCAGCCGATTTTGGCCGACGACACGGCGGTCGTGACCTTTCAGAATGGCGTCGAGGCGCACGAGCAGATCGGCGCCATCATCGGCATGGAGCACGTGCTGGTCGCGCCGGTCCAGATCGTTTCGAATGCGGTCGCACCCGGAGTCATCGAGCAGCGGAGCCAGTTTCGTCTCATGACGATCGGCGAAGCGTGTGGGGGCGTGACGCCGCGCGTCCGGCGGCTCGTCGCCGAATTCAGAGACGCCGGCATGGAAGCCTCTGCAACTGCAGACGTTCTCACACCCCTCTGGCATAAGTTCGTTTTCATTGCCTCCATCGCGGGATTGAGCTCGCTCGCCCGAACCGAGCCGTACGAGCTGCTTCAGCTCGCCGAAGCGCGCGCCACGCTGCACGCTGCCATGGAGGAGGTCCACGCAACCGGCGAAGCGCTTGGAGTCAGGATGGACGCCGACATCGTCGAGAGGCAATATCAGTTCTGCCTGAGACTGGGCCCGGGACAGAAAGCCTCCATGCATCTGGATCTGGAACAGGGCAAGCGTCTGGAAATCGATGCCATGAGCGGCGCGATAGTCCGCCTGGGTGCGGTGCAAGGCGTGCCGACGCCTGTGCACCGGACGATCTATGCGGGTCTGAAAATGATGGACGAGCGAGCCAGGCGGAAAACGGCAGATGCACCCGGATCCCGATAG
- a CDS encoding 4Fe-4S binding protein, with product MKWLCNPVLSCHSCALSWFACPIGVFVHFSGYHVFPFLPLGMVLLAGVFLGRLLCGWVCPFGLLQDLLHKIPSVKVILPNWTNYIKYALLFLVVILTPYLWGESTLYSFCRLCPAGTLQSSVPSVIAAGFSTFQSATLVRWLVLLAILVFAIVSARSFCKALCPLGALLAPLNYLSVWAIKAPQETCLNCKKCDAACSMDIQPSVRINQGIPANRDAECIVCHECQTACIHENKR from the coding sequence TTGAAGTGGCTCTGTAATCCGGTTCTCAGCTGTCATTCGTGCGCGCTGTCCTGGTTCGCCTGCCCCATCGGGGTTTTCGTCCATTTCTCCGGATACCACGTTTTCCCTTTCCTGCCGCTGGGGATGGTCCTGCTGGCGGGTGTATTCCTGGGGCGGCTGCTTTGCGGCTGGGTATGTCCGTTTGGTCTGCTGCAGGATCTGCTTCACAAGATCCCTTCCGTCAAGGTCATCCTGCCGAATTGGACCAACTATATCAAGTATGCCCTCCTGTTTCTGGTGGTCATCCTGACTCCTTACCTTTGGGGTGAGAGCACGCTGTACTCCTTTTGCCGGCTCTGTCCCGCAGGCACTCTCCAGTCCAGCGTGCCGAGCGTGATTGCGGCGGGCTTTTCAACATTTCAAAGCGCGACCCTGGTGCGCTGGTTGGTGCTGCTGGCCATTCTGGTGTTCGCGATTGTGAGTGCGCGTTCCTTTTGTAAAGCGCTCTGCCCGCTGGGCGCCCTTCTGGCTCCATTGAACTACTTGAGTGTGTGGGCAATCAAAGCGCCCCAGGAAACCTGCCTGAACTGCAAAAAGTGCGATGCCGCCTGCTCGATGGATATCCAGCCCTCGGTCCGCATCAACCAGGGGATCCCTGCCAACCGCGACGCCGAGTGCATCGTCTGCCACGAATGCCAGACCGCCTGCATACACGAAAATAAAAGATAA
- a CDS encoding insulinase family protein: MQTKGTGIVPPGMKLAAQMPAAAPAKPYTFPKAATRTLENGVQTFVVSDNEQPMVTVRLVLTGAGSVNDPTGKPGVAATTADLLTQGTASRSAQQIAEAIDFVGGALSASADNDGAYLTISVVKKDFGLAMDLLSDILLRPAFKKDELERRRQQALSNLQVQYSDPGYIAEVLLERIVYGQHPYGLPGSGTPDSLQKIARDDLVRFWEAHFGPEGALLAFAGDITPEAAFAAADKYLGKGAWPARGAKPGAPPAPEPTQGMRIVFVDKTDANQSQIRIGRLGIRRNNPDYLPLYVANRIFGGGFNSRLSTEVRQKKGLTYGAYSSFNSYLQAGDFSASTFTRTEATVEAAKLMVDLIATMSTGALGPNELDFARDYIAGVFPIQSETGEQVASRILAVAQYNLPADYNDTYQQKVLAVSPAQIKEMAGRYFDASNLVMVLVGNVKEFREAIKKEFPKARFEELPFEKVNLLAPNLRRQ, from the coding sequence ATGCAGACGAAAGGCACGGGCATTGTTCCTCCGGGAATGAAGCTGGCTGCGCAAATGCCCGCGGCGGCGCCGGCAAAGCCCTATACATTTCCCAAAGCAGCCACGCGCACACTCGAGAACGGCGTGCAGACGTTCGTCGTTTCCGACAACGAACAGCCGATGGTGACGGTGCGGCTCGTGCTCACGGGTGCCGGATCGGTCAACGACCCCACCGGCAAGCCCGGTGTTGCCGCTACGACGGCCGACCTGCTGACACAGGGTACTGCCTCACGCTCGGCTCAGCAGATTGCGGAAGCGATCGATTTCGTGGGTGGTGCGCTCAGCGCCAGTGCAGACAACGACGGCGCCTATTTGACCATCAGTGTCGTGAAGAAGGATTTCGGGTTGGCCATGGACCTGCTCTCGGACATTCTGCTCCGCCCCGCGTTCAAGAAAGATGAGTTGGAGCGCCGGCGCCAGCAGGCGTTGTCCAATCTCCAGGTTCAATACTCCGACCCGGGCTATATTGCGGAGGTCCTGCTGGAGCGGATTGTTTATGGACAGCATCCTTATGGCCTGCCCGGCAGCGGCACGCCGGACTCGCTCCAGAAGATCGCGCGCGATGATCTGGTGCGTTTCTGGGAGGCACATTTCGGGCCGGAAGGCGCTCTTCTCGCCTTCGCCGGTGACATCACACCCGAAGCAGCATTTGCAGCCGCGGACAAGTACCTCGGCAAAGGCGCTTGGCCCGCGCGCGGCGCCAAACCGGGCGCCCCTCCGGCTCCCGAGCCGACTCAGGGCATGCGCATCGTGTTCGTGGACAAGACCGACGCCAACCAGAGCCAGATCCGCATCGGCCGCCTCGGCATCCGGCGCAACAATCCCGATTACCTGCCGCTCTATGTCGCCAACCGGATATTCGGCGGCGGATTCAATTCCCGTCTTTCGACAGAAGTCCGCCAGAAAAAGGGTCTGACGTACGGCGCCTATTCCAGTTTCAACAGCTACCTGCAGGCGGGTGATTTTTCCGCTTCCACCTTCACGCGTACGGAGGCCACGGTCGAGGCAGCCAAGTTGATGGTGGACCTCATCGCCACAATGTCGACCGGTGCGCTCGGTCCGAATGAGCTTGACTTCGCGCGCGACTACATCGCCGGCGTGTTTCCCATCCAATCCGAAACCGGCGAGCAGGTGGCTTCGCGAATCCTGGCCGTAGCCCAGTACAATCTGCCTGCGGATTACAACGACACCTACCAACAGAAGGTGCTCGCGGTAAGTCCGGCGCAGATCAAAGAAATGGCGGGGCGCTATTTTGATGCGTCCAATCTGGTCATGGTTCTGGTCGGCAACGTCAAGGAATTCCGGGAGGCGATCAAGAAGGAATTTCCAAAAGCCCGCTTCGAAGAGCTGCCCTTCGAGAAAGTAAACCTGCTGGCGCCGAATCTGCGACGTCAATGA
- a CDS encoding MFS transporter encodes MAMEYALDGRPVLDSEFRRRRVINWMSLGFLYACFYMTRYNYTAVVPVLADFFGWKNTELGVFETIMPLVYGLSVVLNGPLADRIGGKRGFLFGAIGVAFMNLLFGMASLAVVSPAIWAGTGLARHVATPAMFKFGLSGGMILTLMAIVWGLNGYFQSFGALSIVKVNAQWFHVRERGTFAGIFGVLIRMGLLLAFQGVPLILLAFQWQYTFWIPGACVVVLIVINYYFMENSPKDAGLGDFETGDDIEDDDSKPSSLKFVLRKVFASRVMWMIALGSMMIGFVRRSVVDAWWPKYFVDFHGADDTLFVTYLPYIVATWGIALAGILGGFAFGIASDRRFGGRRAPVITFGFIGMAIFLALFGLSDLLRFGPVAAACFLVLLSFCVNGAHGMIGGAASMDFGGKKAVATAAGLFDGMQYLAGAFVGIGVGYITVNWGWESWHWAPIPFALAGALVMSRLWNVMPRGRRVQ; translated from the coding sequence ATGGCTATGGAATACGCACTCGACGGCAGGCCGGTTCTTGATTCTGAGTTCCGCAGGCGACGTGTGATCAACTGGATGTCGCTTGGATTTCTCTACGCATGCTTTTACATGACACGGTACAACTACACTGCGGTAGTGCCGGTCCTGGCGGATTTCTTCGGCTGGAAAAACACGGAGCTGGGTGTTTTCGAAACGATCATGCCGCTGGTATATGGACTTTCTGTGGTTTTGAACGGACCTCTGGCTGACCGGATCGGAGGCAAGCGAGGGTTTCTCTTCGGCGCCATTGGCGTGGCTTTCATGAATCTGCTCTTCGGCATGGCGAGCCTCGCCGTGGTGTCCCCGGCAATCTGGGCAGGGACGGGCCTCGCGCGCCACGTTGCCACCCCCGCGATGTTCAAGTTCGGTTTGTCCGGCGGCATGATTCTCACCCTCATGGCCATCGTCTGGGGCCTGAACGGTTATTTCCAGTCCTTTGGCGCGCTTTCTATTGTCAAGGTAAACGCGCAATGGTTCCACGTGCGTGAACGCGGCACTTTCGCCGGAATATTCGGCGTGTTGATCCGTATGGGTTTGCTGCTGGCATTTCAGGGTGTGCCTCTCATCCTGCTCGCATTCCAGTGGCAGTACACGTTCTGGATCCCCGGAGCATGTGTCGTCGTGCTCATCGTCATCAACTATTACTTCATGGAAAATTCCCCCAAAGATGCGGGATTGGGTGATTTCGAGACCGGCGATGACATTGAGGATGATGACAGCAAGCCATCATCCCTCAAGTTCGTGCTGCGGAAGGTCTTCGCTTCACGTGTGATGTGGATGATCGCGCTGGGATCGATGATGATCGGCTTCGTGCGCCGGAGCGTGGTGGATGCGTGGTGGCCCAAGTACTTTGTAGACTTCCACGGTGCCGATGATACGCTGTTCGTGACCTATCTTCCTTACATCGTGGCAACGTGGGGTATCGCGTTGGCCGGTATTCTGGGCGGATTCGCGTTTGGGATTGCTTCTGACCGGAGATTCGGAGGGCGGCGAGCTCCGGTAATTACGTTTGGATTTATCGGTATGGCGATCTTCCTCGCCCTTTTCGGTCTCTCGGATCTCCTCAGGTTCGGTCCAGTTGCTGCTGCCTGCTTTCTGGTTCTTCTCTCATTCTGTGTAAATGGCGCGCACGGCATGATCGGCGGCGCTGCTTCGATGGATTTCGGTGGCAAGAAAGCAGTGGCGACTGCCGCAGGACTGTTCGATGGCATGCAATACCTGGCCGGCGCATTTGTTGGCATCGGGGTCGGGTACATCACTGTAAACTGGGGCTGGGAATCATGGCACTGGGCGCCAATTCCATTCGCTCTGGCCGGCGCATTGGTGATGTCGCGCCTGTGGAATGTAATGCCCAGGGGCAGGCGCGTGCAGTGA
- a CDS encoding LOG family protein — translation MFSLPDGVKKITVFGGRHPVAGDAEYAEAFRLGSLLAAANYAVMSGGYSGVMEAVSRGAIEAGGTAIGVTMEIFGNLAPNPFLTHEIRSRNFFERLEILASNSSGFIAMRGGMGTLTEISLIWNMLQTKTMPDKPVILVGRFWKSLLQSVAGHLVISPEELEIFHYVDSADEAVARLSSLDFGRSDPIESEKRN, via the coding sequence GTGTTCAGTCTGCCCGACGGTGTGAAGAAGATTACGGTTTTTGGCGGGCGCCACCCGGTGGCAGGAGACGCCGAATACGCGGAGGCATTCAGGCTCGGATCGCTGCTCGCTGCCGCCAACTATGCCGTCATGAGCGGCGGATACTCCGGCGTCATGGAGGCCGTCTCCCGCGGCGCGATCGAAGCCGGCGGCACGGCGATCGGCGTTACCATGGAGATATTCGGAAATCTCGCGCCGAATCCTTTCCTGACCCACGAGATTCGATCGCGCAATTTCTTCGAGCGCCTTGAAATTCTTGCCTCCAACTCGAGCGGCTTCATCGCGATGCGCGGGGGCATGGGGACCTTGACCGAGATCAGCCTCATCTGGAATATGCTTCAAACCAAGACCATGCCCGACAAGCCGGTCATCCTGGTCGGGAGGTTCTGGAAGTCCTTGCTCCAATCCGTGGCGGGACATCTCGTGATCTCCCCGGAGGAACTGGAGATCTTTCATTACGTCGACAGTGCGGACGAGGCTGTTGCCCGCCTCAGTTCCCTTGATTTCGGCAGATCCGATCCCATCGAAAGCGAAAAAAGAAATTGA
- a CDS encoding MFS transporter has product MTRINIFRDYPRTFWIANVMELFERAAYYGLNSILGGYLTLAVAEGGLGFNTQAVGFLQGIVYAFTYVLPILGGALADRYGYRRVLLVAFSLLATGYFAAGNMSSYALVFLFLLVMATGSGLFKPIISGTIARTTDERTSGLGFGIYYWMINLGAFLAPLVVSVLKGFSWQYVFTASAAYCAAMLLPALFLYREPPRPVSTKKLGEVLAGAAEVLGDARFMLMVVVYSGFWILYFQNFGTVLWYLRDVIDKEPVSTAITGLLHGIGLPWSFQFDIEHVTAINAGTIILLQVLVSRIVSARKALPTMVTGMSIGAAGFLLLALSRNPWVFVAGIAVFSIGEMTAHPKYYSFIGLVAPQDRKAVYMGYAFLYGVFGSLLGANVGALLYARMIEPVLRTNAIGGRSTLFWLLFAVLDVCAALGLILFFRKFGSDTADTRRRAARAMNVAYGLIGLLGLAFLVLGVTAQPIQYRTVVQAVIFLTLGVGGLWINRHGATRAVQAAA; this is encoded by the coding sequence ATGACCAGGATCAATATCTTCCGCGACTACCCCCGCACCTTCTGGATCGCCAACGTCATGGAGCTGTTCGAGCGGGCCGCTTACTATGGGCTGAATTCCATTCTCGGGGGCTATCTCACATTGGCAGTGGCCGAGGGAGGACTCGGCTTCAACACCCAGGCGGTGGGTTTCCTGCAGGGGATCGTCTATGCGTTCACCTATGTCCTGCCGATCCTGGGAGGGGCACTTGCCGACCGCTACGGTTACCGGCGGGTGCTGCTGGTTGCCTTCTCCTTGCTGGCGACCGGATACTTCGCGGCCGGCAACATGTCCAGCTATGCGCTCGTCTTCCTCTTTCTGCTCGTCATGGCCACCGGCTCCGGCCTTTTCAAGCCGATCATTTCGGGCACCATCGCCCGGACGACCGATGAGCGCACCTCCGGACTCGGCTTCGGCATTTACTACTGGATGATCAACCTCGGCGCTTTTCTCGCTCCCCTGGTCGTGAGTGTCCTCAAGGGGTTCTCATGGCAATACGTCTTTACCGCCTCGGCGGCCTACTGTGCGGCAATGCTGCTTCCCGCCTTATTTCTTTACCGGGAGCCGCCGCGGCCGGTGAGCACCAAGAAGCTGGGCGAGGTCCTGGCCGGGGCGGCCGAGGTGCTCGGCGACGCCCGCTTCATGCTGATGGTGGTGGTTTATTCCGGGTTCTGGATCCTGTATTTCCAGAACTTTGGCACGGTCCTGTGGTATCTGCGCGACGTCATCGACAAGGAGCCGGTCAGTACCGCAATCACAGGCCTGCTGCATGGAATCGGTCTTCCCTGGAGCTTTCAGTTCGACATCGAACACGTAACCGCAATCAATGCGGGCACCATCATCCTGCTGCAGGTGCTGGTGAGCCGGATCGTCTCCGCCCGCAAGGCGCTGCCTACCATGGTGACGGGCATGTCGATCGGAGCGGCCGGCTTCCTGCTCCTGGCGCTCTCGCGCAATCCCTGGGTGTTCGTCGCGGGCATTGCGGTGTTTTCAATCGGCGAGATGACGGCGCATCCGAAGTACTACAGCTTCATCGGCCTGGTGGCGCCGCAGGATCGCAAGGCAGTGTATATGGGATACGCCTTCCTGTACGGCGTGTTCGGCTCGCTGCTGGGCGCGAACGTCGGCGCCCTCCTCTACGCGCGCATGATCGAGCCTGTGCTGCGCACGAATGCGATCGGGGGGCGATCCACTCTCTTCTGGCTCCTGTTTGCCGTACTGGACGTGTGCGCGGCGCTGGGACTGATTCTGTTTTTCCGGAAGTTCGGATCCGACACGGCGGATACCCGGCGGCGGGCTGCGCGCGCCATGAACGTTGCCTACGGCCTCATCGGGCTGCTTGGGCTGGCATTCCTGGTTTTGGGAGTAACCGCGCAGCCGATACAGTACCGCACCGTCGTACAGGCCGTCATCTTCCTGACTCTCGGCGTCGGCGGGCTGTGGATCAACCGGCACGGCGCAACGCGGGCCGTGCAGGCAGCTGCGTGA
- a CDS encoding M24 family metallopeptidase: MSPYIRKIGLAVLVLMGVVAASLRPEFAARAQAGVAADAVAAGDRPAILTLRAQAAVYDAWLKTRLERILPELMRQEGFDMWLVICRENNEDPVFFALVPFTSLYASRTSMLVFFDKGSEGIERLTVSRSGIGLLYRSAWNPDKIDQWVRLAEIIKERNPKKIGINESDTFNYGDGLTATLKKKLVSALPAEYVARLQPAERLAIRWLERRLSEELEVYPQIVAIAHGLIAQAFSRDVITPGITTTDDVVWWMRERTRQLGMTNWFQPSISIQRPKDSPYKDSQVIHRGDMLHCDFGITYLKLCTDTQQLAYVLKDGESDAPRGLKDGLAQGNRLQDIHLAEMKTGRTGNEILLAALTRAKAEGLNPSIYTHPLGVHGHAAGPIVGLWDRQEGVPGLGDFQLHEDTVHSIELNVKANVPEWGNQEVTFALEQDAAFTKNGAAFLEKRQTALILIR, translated from the coding sequence ATGTCCCCATATATTCGGAAAATCGGGCTGGCGGTACTGGTACTGATGGGCGTGGTCGCGGCTTCTCTCCGGCCTGAGTTTGCTGCCAGAGCCCAGGCCGGCGTCGCTGCCGATGCCGTGGCCGCGGGAGACCGCCCCGCGATCCTGACGCTGCGGGCGCAGGCGGCGGTTTATGACGCCTGGCTCAAGACCAGGCTGGAACGGATCCTGCCGGAACTGATGCGGCAGGAAGGCTTCGACATGTGGCTCGTCATCTGCCGCGAAAACAACGAGGATCCCGTCTTCTTCGCGCTGGTGCCGTTCACGTCGCTCTATGCGAGCCGCACATCGATGCTGGTGTTCTTCGACAAGGGCTCCGAAGGAATCGAGCGCCTCACCGTCAGCCGGTCAGGTATCGGGCTGCTCTACCGGAGCGCCTGGAATCCGGACAAAATCGACCAGTGGGTGAGGCTGGCGGAGATCATCAAAGAGCGCAATCCGAAGAAGATAGGCATCAACGAGTCCGACACCTTCAACTACGGCGACGGGTTGACGGCTACGCTCAAAAAGAAGCTTGTCTCGGCGCTTCCCGCCGAGTACGTTGCGCGCCTGCAGCCGGCCGAGCGCCTCGCGATCCGCTGGCTCGAGCGCCGCTTGAGCGAGGAACTGGAGGTCTACCCGCAGATCGTTGCCATCGCCCACGGCCTCATCGCCCAGGCGTTCTCGCGCGATGTGATCACGCCCGGCATAACCACGACTGACGACGTGGTGTGGTGGATGCGGGAACGGACGCGCCAACTGGGAATGACAAACTGGTTCCAGCCGTCGATTTCCATCCAGCGGCCGAAAGACAGCCCGTACAAGGACAGCCAGGTCATCCACCGCGGGGACATGCTCCACTGCGACTTCGGAATCACGTACCTCAAGCTCTGCACCGACACGCAGCAGCTGGCCTACGTCCTCAAGGATGGTGAGAGCGATGCGCCGAGGGGATTGAAAGACGGGCTGGCTCAGGGGAACCGGCTCCAGGACATCCATCTTGCCGAAATGAAGACTGGACGCACCGGAAACGAAATCCTGCTCGCGGCACTGACGCGTGCCAAAGCTGAAGGCCTCAATCCGAGCATCTACACCCATCCTCTTGGCGTTCACGGCCACGCAGCCGGGCCGATCGTCGGGCTCTGGGACCGTCAGGAAGGGGTCCCCGGCCTGGGTGATTTCCAGCTGCATGAGGACACCGTTCATTCGATCGAGCTGAATGTCAAAGCCAACGTGCCCGAGTGGGGCAACCAGGAGGTCACGTTTGCACTCGAGCAGGATGCCGCCTTCACGAAGAACGGCGCGGCCTTCCTCGAAAAGCGGCAGACGGCGCTGATCCTGATCAGGTAG
- a CDS encoding insulinase family protein produces MIPRKITCRISGYAMLLAWTFGIAAAGADQGTAQKPSSTQAATPARSESAVRPPELKIQPHSFANGLQVLMFEDHSVPVINLQVWYHVGSKDEKTGRTGFAHIFEHLMFKGSAHVGPDEHSRIVEAAGGFDNAYTNDDVTVYWETFPSNYLERVIWLEADRMGSLNVDEANFKSEREVVKEERRVGVENSPYGRVEEDLADAAFTVHPYKHTTIGSMEDLNKASLEDVREFHGIYYRPDNATMIIAGDFAPAQAIAWVEKYFSGIPKPSAPIPRVTVQEPAQKAERRLNKWYGSLSPLQAIVAGYHMPAQFTPDSYPLILASNILSGGESSRLFRKLVYEDQIAVQTAGMGNFTEHPNLFYAVALLNPGKSISAGEKALEAVLEQMKTQPVDPMELEKAKNQQISGDILGRRSLQQKADAIGRAAVIGRDPNLANVSLESFLRVTAADIQRVAHQYFDKSQRTVLLIEPPKPAAR; encoded by the coding sequence ATGATTCCGCGAAAAATTACGTGCCGGATATCCGGCTACGCCATGCTGTTGGCTTGGACTTTTGGAATCGCAGCGGCCGGGGCTGACCAGGGGACAGCTCAGAAGCCATCCTCGACGCAGGCCGCAACGCCCGCCAGGAGCGAATCGGCTGTCCGACCGCCCGAGCTGAAAATCCAGCCGCATTCGTTTGCGAACGGCTTGCAGGTCTTGATGTTCGAGGATCACTCGGTGCCGGTAATCAATCTCCAGGTGTGGTATCACGTCGGTTCCAAAGACGAAAAGACGGGGCGCACCGGTTTTGCCCATATTTTCGAGCACCTGATGTTCAAAGGCTCGGCGCACGTGGGGCCGGACGAGCACTCGCGCATCGTGGAGGCCGCAGGCGGCTTCGACAACGCCTACACCAACGACGACGTCACCGTCTATTGGGAAACATTCCCTTCAAACTACCTCGAGCGCGTCATCTGGCTGGAAGCCGATCGCATGGGCAGCCTCAATGTGGACGAGGCCAACTTCAAGTCCGAACGCGAGGTGGTGAAGGAAGAGCGCCGGGTCGGCGTCGAGAACTCCCCCTATGGCCGCGTCGAAGAGGATCTCGCCGACGCCGCCTTCACCGTGCATCCCTACAAGCACACCACCATCGGCAGCATGGAAGATCTGAACAAAGCCTCCCTCGAGGATGTACGCGAATTTCACGGCATTTACTATCGCCCCGACAACGCCACCATGATCATCGCGGGCGACTTTGCTCCCGCGCAGGCGATTGCATGGGTTGAAAAGTATTTCTCCGGCATTCCCAAACCCAGCGCACCCATCCCGCGCGTCACCGTCCAGGAACCGGCCCAGAAGGCCGAGCGCCGCCTCAACAAATGGTATGGATCGCTTTCGCCGCTTCAGGCAATCGTCGCCGGCTATCACATGCCTGCTCAGTTCACCCCGGATTCATATCCGCTCATTCTTGCTTCCAATATCCTCTCAGGCGGGGAGAGCAGCCGGCTCTTCAGAAAACTGGTCTACGAAGATCAGATTGCCGTGCAAACTGCCGGCATGGGTAACTTCACCGAACACCCGAACCTCTTCTACGCCGTCGCACTTCTCAACCCGGGCAAGAGCATCTCAGCCGGTGAGAAAGCTCTGGAGGCAGTCCTTGAGCAGATGAAGACCCAGCCGGTCGATCCCATGGAACTGGAGAAGGCCAAAAATCAGCAGATTTCAGGCGACATCCTCGGCCGCCGCTCCTTGCAGCAGAAAGCCGATGCCATCGGCCGCGCCGCTGTGATCGGCCGGGATCCAAACCTGGCCAACGTTTCCCTCGAGAGCTTTCTGCGCGTCACTGCCGCCGACATCCAGCGCGTCGCGCACCAGTATTTTGACAAATCCCAGCGCACCGTTTTATTGATCGAGCCGCCCAAGCCGGCGGCCAGGTAA
- a CDS encoding aminotransferase class V-fold PLP-dependent enzyme, with protein MVHKHDVSFSRRDFARLMAAGSAASILPATAIASLKPLPLPPVPAVPDESFWTSVRQQFLMPRDVTVLCAANLCPTPAPVIDALINTTRDIDRDPGAENRRKWGEGREATRRTLAAFLNAAPEEIVITRNTSEGNNIVSSGIDLKPGDEVLLFADNHPSVNTAFQEKAKRFGFTTRVVDLVDMHPGPEYYVDAFRKGIGPNTRLLAFTHVTGSVGDLFPAKEICRAARERGVLTLVDGAQSFGVLDIDLADMQPDFFTGSAHKWPCGPKEFGVLYINRKAESRIWPSIISLYAGEVGASKRFEALGQRDEAGFIAFGEALKLQNKIGRKVIEARSRELVQRFIEGLKKINGAKVWTHPAPERSAAILTFLPGGTDPAKLAAALYEKEHIVTNARGSGVRGGIRLSPHFYVLHEEVDRTLAAIRRYMAGM; from the coding sequence ATGGTACATAAGCATGATGTCAGCTTCAGCAGAAGGGATTTTGCCCGGCTCATGGCGGCAGGGAGTGCCGCCTCGATACTTCCGGCAACTGCCATCGCGAGCCTGAAGCCGTTGCCCCTCCCACCGGTGCCGGCCGTCCCGGACGAGTCGTTCTGGACGTCCGTCCGGCAACAGTTCCTCATGCCCCGTGATGTGACCGTTCTGTGCGCGGCGAATCTCTGCCCGACACCCGCGCCCGTCATCGATGCGCTCATCAACACAACCCGCGACATCGACCGTGATCCCGGCGCCGAGAATCGCCGGAAGTGGGGCGAGGGCCGGGAAGCAACGCGCCGCACGCTCGCCGCGTTTCTCAATGCCGCACCGGAGGAGATCGTCATCACGCGCAACACCTCCGAAGGCAACAACATCGTGTCGAGCGGGATCGATCTGAAACCGGGAGACGAGGTCCTCCTGTTCGCCGACAACCATCCAAGCGTCAACACAGCGTTTCAGGAGAAGGCCAAGCGCTTCGGTTTCACGACCAGGGTTGTCGATCTCGTCGACATGCACCCCGGGCCCGAGTATTACGTCGATGCTTTCCGGAAAGGCATCGGTCCGAACACCAGGCTTCTGGCCTTCACGCACGTGACCGGCTCAGTCGGCGATCTTTTCCCGGCGAAGGAGATCTGCCGTGCTGCGCGGGAGCGCGGCGTGCTGACGCTCGTGGATGGCGCGCAATCCTTCGGCGTTCTGGACATCGACCTGGCCGACATGCAGCCGGATTTCTTCACCGGCAGCGCGCACAAGTGGCCGTGCGGGCCGAAGGAGTTCGGCGTGCTCTACATCAACAGGAAAGCCGAGTCCCGCATCTGGCCGAGCATCATCAGTCTTTACGCAGGCGAGGTGGGTGCATCGAAACGGTTCGAAGCCCTCGGCCAACGAGACGAAGCCGGCTTCATCGCGTTCGGCGAAGCGCTCAAACTTCAGAACAAGATCGGGCGGAAAGTCATTGAGGCTCGATCGCGCGAGCTGGTGCAGAGATTTATCGAAGGGCTCAAGAAGATCAATGGCGCGAAGGTCTGGACTCATCCGGCGCCCGAGCGTTCGGCCGCCATCCTCACCTTCTTGCCGGGCGGCACCGATCCGGCGAAACTTGCCGCCGCGCTCTACGAGAAGGAGCATATCGTAACGAACGCGCGCGGCTCGGGTGTGCGCGGCGGCATCCGGCTTTCACCGCATTTCTACGTGCTGCACGAGGAGGTCGACCGCACGCTCGCGGCCATCCGCAGGTACATGGCCGGCATGTAG